From one Triticum aestivum cultivar Chinese Spring chromosome 4B, IWGSC CS RefSeq v2.1, whole genome shotgun sequence genomic stretch:
- the LOC123089737 gene encoding E3 ubiquitin-protein ligase RFWD3, with protein sequence MERIVNKKVTMAKANLMLMKDRLKKMAEQEKIVPKDMIVFMEQNCPQLMICVSCVFSSLPAPGMVGGDEVANVEIVVREGPCPHTVEASEWGGRGNELNHTASGSGEETDDSYRGSIYLGEYNANISNMEASAEGREGVEAKAPARPTCSICLEPWTSTGKHHICCIPCGHVYGRSCLTRWLMDQLSRNENMKCPQCAEEFEGNLIDLHAPFCQEVHEYYDAKLAEFEASREECNVFAELHSQYDLLSAQAKFRDELRALIILEIAEIERAMMEHVAKANGSLLLMKEQMKKMAEEDMATTEHLIGFVEQTCHCLASFLPYPSYPYDPADQS encoded by the exons ATGGAGAGAATAGTGAACAAAAAGGTGACAATGGCTAAGGCCAACTTGATGTTAATGAAGGACCGGTTGAAGAAGATGGCTGAACAAGAGAAGATCGTGCCGAAGGATATGATAGTGTTCATGGAGCAGAATTGCCCTCAGCTGATGATTTGTGTGTCGTGCGTGTTCTCGTCATTACCCGCACCAGGTATGGTAGGCGGGGACGAGGTTGCCAATGTCGAAATAGTGGTCAGAGAGGGGCCATGTCCGCATACTGTGGAAGCCAGTGAATGGGGTGGCAGAGGCAACGAGTTAAATCATACTGCATCTGGTTCGGGCGAGGAGACCGACGACTCATACAGAGGCAGTATCTACTTGGGCGAATATAATGCGAACATCTCCAACATGGAGGCTTCTGCTGAAGGGAGGGAAGGCGTTGAGGCCAAGGCACCAGCAAGGCCAACCTGCTCTATCTGTCTGGAACCCTGGACCTCCACGGGCAAGCATCACATCTG TTGCATTCCTTGCGGGCACGTCTACGGCAGGTCGTGCCTAACAAGGTGGCTCATGGATCAGCTTTCAAGGAATGAGAATATGAAG TGCCCTCAATGTGCGGAAGAATTCGAAGGCAATCTTATCGACCTCCATGCACCATTTTGTCAG GAAGTGCATGAGTATTATGATGCTAAGTTGGCCGAGTTTGAGGCATCGAGGGAAGAATGTAATGTATTTGCAGAATTGCATTCTCAGTATGATCTGCTGAGTGCACAAGCGAAGTTTCGGGATGAGCTGCGTGCACTAattatccttgaaattgctgagaTTGAAAGAGCGATGATGGAACACGTGGCAAAGGCTAACGGTAGCTTGCTGTTGATGAAAGAGCAGATGAAGAAGATGGCTGAAGAAGACATGGCGACAACTGAGCATCTAATTGGATTCGTGGAACAGACTTGCCATTGCCTCGCCTCTTTCCTACCCTACCCAAGCTACCCATATGACCCTGCTGATCAAAGCTGA
- the LOC123089738 gene encoding protein ETHYLENE-INSENSITIVE 2, translating into MEAVHGVESLAGGDGRHHVSRTLGTALLISVGYIDLGKWVAAIDAGARFGYDLVLLVLFFNFSAVLNQYLATCIGMVTGKNLAEISAQEYSQFICVGLGLQAGMSLFTSELTMILGIAVGYNLVFDQDDFITAIIFACLLINVLPYMLSPRDKRMAGTLNACIAGFTILCFVLGLLISQPEIPLHVNVMFPKFSGESAYSLMALMGANIMSHNFYVHSSIVQVQRSHVHTLRGLFHDHLFSIVFTFTGVFLVNYILLSSAAAEATHNVIHTFHDAVELMNEIFTSSMAPLVLLAVLLFSSHIIALTSVIASHVVTEHFFGVNLSLFAHHVLLKLLSMIPAIYSAKVAGSEGVYQLIILCPVIQAFTLPSAVIPVFRIASSSWIMGNYRVSLRVEILAFLAFCLTLFINIIFAAEILFGDSAWTNSLKGNTETPILIPHTVLILMSCASIAFALFLAATPLKSSSREAETQELCVHSQREAPEEIQRS; encoded by the exons ATGGAAGCTGTGCACGGCGTCGAGTCCCTCGCCGGCGGAGACGGCCGGCATCATGTTTCCCGTACCCTCGGGACGGCGCTGCTGATATCGGTGGGGTACATCGACCTCGGCAAGTGGGTGGCGGCGATCGACGCCGGGGCTCGCTTCGGGTACGACCTCGTGCTGCTGGTGCTCTTCTTCAACTTCTCGGCGGTCCTCAACCAGTATCTCGCCACTTGCATCGGCATGGTCACCGGCAAGAATCTTGCAGAG ATTTCTGCCCAGGAGTACAGCCAGTTCATATGTGTTGGCCTCGGCCTCCAAGCTGGGATGTCTTTGTTTACATCAGAACTAACCATG ATTTTAGGCATAGCAGTTGGATACAATCTTGTGTTTGATCAGGATGATTTTATCACAGCCATTATTTTTGCATGCCTTCTAATTAATGTGCTGCCATATATGTTATCCCCTAGG GACAAGAGGATGGCTGGAACGTTAAATGCATGCATAGCTGGCTTTACGATTCTTTGTTTTGTGCTTGGTTTATTAATCAGTCAACCTGAGATTCCTCTTCATGTGAATGTGATGTTCCCTAAGTTCAGTGGTGAAAGTGCTTACTCACTGATGGCACTTATGGGTGCAAATATAATGTCACACAACTTTTATGTTCATTCGTCCATTGTTCAG GTTCAGAGGTCTCATGTTCATACCCTGCGTGGCCTGTTTCATGACCACCTTTTTTCAATAGTATTTACTTTTACTGGGGTTTTTCTTGTGAACTATATTCTGTTGAGCTCAGCAGCAGCGGAAGCTACTCACAATGTGATCCACACCTTTCACGATGCTGTCGAGCTAATGAACGAG ATATTTACGAGTTCCATGGCACCACTTGTGTTGTTAGCGGTCCTTCTCTTTTCGAGCCACATCATCGCTTTGACATCTGTTATCGCTAGCCATGTAGTCACAGAGCATTTCTTTGGCGTGAACCTGTCTCTGTTTGCGCATCATGTGCTACTTAAGCTTCTTTCCATGATTCCTGCAATCTATTCTGCAAAGGTAGCAGGCTCTGAAGGGGTATATCAGTTGATCATTCTGTGTCCAGTAATCCAGGCGTTTACCCTGCCTTCAGCTGTTATTCCTGTTTTCCGCATCGCCTCATCAAGTTGGATAATGGGCAACTACAGGGTATCTCTACGTGTCGAAATATTAGCCTTCCTTGCATTTTGTCTTACGTTGTTTATAAATATCATCTTCGCGGCGGAGATCCTGTTTGGCGACAGCGCCTGGACAAACAGCCTGAAAGGGAACACTGAAACCCCTATACTAATTCCACATACTGTACTAATCCTAATGTCTTGTGCATCTATTGCTTTTGCACTCTTCCTGGCTGCTACCCCACTGAAGTCATCAAGTAGGGAAGCTGAAACTCAGGAGTTGTGTGTGCACTCTCAAAGAGAAGCTCCAGAAGAAATTCAAAG GTCCTGA